One part of the Vicia villosa cultivar HV-30 ecotype Madison, WI linkage group LG6, Vvil1.0, whole genome shotgun sequence genome encodes these proteins:
- the LOC131609236 gene encoding F-box/FBD/LRR-repeat protein At5g53840-like, translated as MADRISTLPEAIICHILSFLQTKQSAATSILSKRWKNIWLSVPVLDFRPTRITDATTNFRFNDFVYSVFISRDPALPIKSFSLHVKYKCGYINTTGFPLIPSFTKWLNYVLQRGVEHLTLDVATPGGLPLLPISIFTCRTLVVLHLTVFWVQYSFSSVELPLLKTLNLEFITFPEDVDFMLLLDGCPILEKLFISNVFSNCQEDSLISSNKWKNFSLGNLIVADVADVDFSYFRFPFQALQNVRSLSIKIAKEHVRIDAIPTFHNLTYLNLTSLNYKWCILVEFLKHCPKLQNLSVDEAGGMRETWTRKDDKESWVDLEFVPQCLSLHLKTCHLFSFLGLQGEVLLARYILKNARVLETMNIKTIGKSKSKIRRCLSSFPRASSMCKVIVNRFPM; from the exons ATGGCGGATAGAATAAGCACTTTACCAGAAGCGATTATCTGTCACATTCTCTCTTTTCTCCAAACCAAACAATCCGCTGCTACAAGCATTCTTTCAAAGAGGTGGAAGAATATATGGCTTTCAGTCCCCGTTCTCGACTTCCGCCCCACCAGAATAACAGACGCAACCACCAATTTCCGCTTTAACGACTTCGTCTACTCCGTTTTCATCTCCCGAGATCCCGCACTTCCGATCAAAAGTTTCTCCCTCCATGTTAAATATAAATGTGGTTATATTAACACTACCGGTTTTCCTCTCATTCCTAGTTTCACCAAATGGCTCAATTACGTTTTACAACGCGGTGTCGAGCACCTTACTCTCGATGTAGCCACACCCGGTGGCTTGCCATTATTGCCTATTAGCATTTTCACTTGCAGAACTCTTGTGGTTCTCCATCTTACTGTTTTCTGGGTTCAGTATAGTTTTTCTTCCGTTGAACTACCCTTGCTCAAAACCCTTAATTTAGAATTTAtaacttttcctgaagatgtagattTTATGTTGCTTTTAGATGGATGTCCAATTCTTGAGAAGTTATTCATATCTAATGTGTTTTCTAATTGCCAAGAGGACTCTCTAATAAGCTCTAACAAATGGAAAAACTTTAGCTTAGGTAACTTGATTGTAGCAGATGTAGCAGATGTTGATTTCTCTTATTTTCGTTTTCCATTCCAAGCACTTCAGAATGTACGGTCACTCTCTATTAAAATTGCTAAG GAGCATGTTAGAATTGATGCCATTCCTACCTTTCATAATCTGACCTATTTGAACCTTACCTCTCTCAATTATAAGTGGTGTATCTTAGTAGAATTTCTCAAACACTGCCCTAAGCTTCAAAACCTTAGCGTTGATGAG GCCGGCGGCATGAGGGAAACATGGACTagaaaagatgacaaagaaagtTGGGTGGATCTAGAGTTTGTTCCGCAATGCCTTTCATTACACCTTAAAACTTGCCACCTTTTCAGCTTCTTAGGCCTACAGGGTGAGGTTTTGCTGGCAAGATATATTTTGAAGAACGCAAGAGTTTTAGAAACCATGAATATCAAGACCATTGGAAAATCCAAATCCAAAATCAGAAGATGTTTATCCTCGTTCCCGAGAGCCTCTTCAATGTGTAAAGTTATAGTTAATCGTTTTCCCAT gtGA